From Pseudoalteromonas rubra, one genomic window encodes:
- a CDS encoding DUF2721 domain-containing protein has product MTLTTPGLLFPAISLLLLAYTNRFLVLAQLIRELNAREGDQLRPLVVAQIDNLKKRIKLIRLMQVWGVIAFLLCTMSMFALFIEVALLGVILFGASLCCLALSLLLSLYEIHISCDAIEIELNNIEKKPIQD; this is encoded by the coding sequence ATGACGCTCACCACACCCGGATTGCTGTTCCCCGCAATTTCTTTGTTATTACTGGCCTACACCAATCGATTCTTAGTTTTGGCACAGCTGATAAGAGAGTTAAACGCCAGAGAAGGCGACCAACTCAGGCCACTGGTCGTTGCACAAATCGATAACCTCAAAAAGCGTATCAAACTCATCCGCCTGATGCAGGTATGGGGCGTCATCGCCTTTTTACTCTGTACCATGTCCATGTTTGCCCTGTTCATTGAAGTGGCTCTTTTAGGGGTCATTTTGTTTGGTGCCAGTCTTTGCTGCCTCGCACTTTCTTTGCTGCTTTCGCTCTATGAGATACACATTTCTTGTGATGCCATCGAGATTGAGCTCAACAATATTGAAAAAAAGCCAATACAAGATTAA
- a CDS encoding LysR family transcriptional regulator produces MRFEQLEQFVALGNLRHFRQAAEQTNISTSALTRSIQTLEDEIGCELVKRSTRSVKLTEQGELFLNYCKSTLSELDITRNTIKQSLFGRDQQRVVVGYTAQASSIVPTSCGQFLADFPNVKVEMQLLNEHDLLRKLQLGEIDISVYLESATSLVSDIHLPDQLVLFVAKQHPLATQDSIRRSELAQYPMYGCFSQSKQVQNMLNEAVEGLNKSTNVKIGNISQVIDGLKNSQSFAIASIEHSKVIAQDPELILLKTNKDASHEQIVVQTSHQLGSGSHVSNLLSLIEQTAQKNAVATAVNS; encoded by the coding sequence ATGAGATTTGAACAACTCGAGCAATTCGTTGCTTTAGGCAATTTACGCCACTTTAGGCAAGCCGCAGAACAAACCAATATCAGTACTTCCGCACTCACCAGAAGCATTCAGACACTGGAAGATGAAATTGGCTGTGAACTTGTCAAACGATCTACCCGCTCCGTCAAACTGACCGAACAGGGCGAACTTTTTCTGAATTATTGTAAGTCGACCTTATCGGAATTAGACATAACCAGAAACACTATCAAACAAAGCTTGTTTGGTCGTGATCAACAACGTGTTGTTGTTGGTTACACTGCGCAAGCCAGTAGCATAGTGCCAACGTCATGTGGACAGTTTCTGGCGGATTTCCCTAACGTCAAAGTTGAGATGCAACTTTTAAATGAACACGATCTACTTCGCAAGCTACAGCTGGGTGAAATAGACATTAGTGTTTATCTTGAGTCTGCAACCAGCTTAGTGAGTGATATCCATCTGCCTGACCAACTTGTTTTGTTTGTTGCTAAACAGCATCCGCTGGCAACACAAGACAGTATTCGTCGCAGTGAGCTTGCTCAGTACCCGATGTACGGCTGTTTCTCTCAGTCCAAACAGGTACAGAACATGCTCAATGAGGCGGTTGAAGGGCTTAACAAATCAACCAATGTCAAAATTGGTAATATCAGCCAGGTGATTGACGGACTGAAGAATAGCCAGAGCTTTGCCATTGCAAGCATTGAACATTCTAAGGTCATCGCACAAGACCCGGAACTGATCTTACTGAAGACTAACAAGGACGCTAGTCATGAGCAAATTGTCGTGCAGACCAGCCACCAACTTGGCAGTGGTTCACACGTCAGTAACTTGTTGTCATTAATCGAACAAACAGCACAGAAAAACGCCGTTGCCACAGCGGTAAATAGTTAA
- a CDS encoding DUF3369 domain-containing protein, giving the protein MSSFLFTNEPLKDEEQITVDNAHWDILVVDDEEDIHQVTKLVLSDFRFEQKPLRFHHAYSAKQAMDILNSEESISVGLIDVVMESNHAGLDLIKFIRNDMANHDIRLILRTGQPGEAPEESVIRDYDINDYKNKTELTAVKLKTLLYSALRSHRDIQTIERHKRGLERIIDASSSFLKCNNVQDFASTILSHVADVMGLTDSDIYCAAAVNKQNGAGAEFQLLAASGAGIEPEQTALPDKVKSRFIETHNRKTSSKSDHEYVGYFTSQAGLETMLYVSKKGLLQPTDCQLLAFFANNIALAYDNLNLRETVKESQKELSYILGEAVEKRSKETGSHVKRVAHYSLLLAKLVGLNDYRAEIIKLASPLHDIGKISIPDVILNKPGKLNDDEWAIMKTHAQQGYEILKNSTNDILQCGAIIAHQHHEKWDGSGYPQGLKGEQIDIAGRITALADVFDALGSVRCYKPVWTLEKILTEIKYQRGQQFDPKLVDLFVENLEQFLAIRDQYPD; this is encoded by the coding sequence GTGAGCAGCTTTCTCTTTACAAATGAGCCACTTAAGGATGAGGAGCAAATTACAGTGGACAATGCCCACTGGGATATCCTGGTGGTTGATGATGAAGAGGATATCCATCAGGTAACTAAATTAGTGTTATCTGATTTCAGGTTTGAACAAAAACCCTTGCGTTTTCATCATGCCTACTCAGCTAAGCAGGCAATGGATATCCTAAATTCCGAAGAGTCCATTTCAGTGGGACTAATCGACGTTGTTATGGAAAGCAACCACGCAGGGCTCGATCTCATCAAGTTCATTCGCAACGATATGGCCAACCATGATATTCGCCTGATCTTGCGCACAGGGCAGCCCGGAGAGGCGCCCGAAGAATCAGTTATTCGCGATTATGATATCAATGATTACAAAAATAAAACCGAACTCACCGCAGTCAAATTAAAGACCTTGCTTTACTCGGCACTGCGTTCTCACCGCGATATTCAAACTATTGAGCGCCATAAGCGAGGGCTGGAGCGCATTATTGATGCCTCTTCAAGCTTTCTTAAATGTAATAACGTGCAGGACTTTGCCTCGACTATCCTATCGCACGTTGCCGATGTGATGGGCCTCACGGATTCCGATATCTACTGTGCAGCGGCGGTGAACAAGCAAAACGGCGCAGGAGCAGAGTTTCAACTGCTTGCCGCATCTGGTGCAGGCATTGAGCCGGAACAAACCGCCTTACCGGATAAAGTGAAAAGTCGCTTTATAGAAACACACAATCGTAAAACATCCAGTAAGTCCGACCACGAGTACGTCGGTTACTTTACCAGTCAGGCTGGTCTGGAGACCATGTTATACGTGAGTAAAAAAGGCCTGTTGCAACCCACGGATTGTCAGTTGCTCGCCTTCTTCGCGAACAACATCGCACTGGCATACGATAATCTGAACCTCAGAGAAACAGTAAAAGAATCACAAAAAGAGCTGTCTTATATACTCGGAGAGGCCGTAGAAAAGCGCTCTAAAGAAACAGGTTCACATGTTAAGCGCGTGGCACATTACAGTTTATTACTGGCTAAATTGGTCGGATTGAACGATTATAGAGCCGAAATTATTAAACTAGCGTCACCATTGCACGACATTGGCAAAATTAGCATCCCAGATGTCATTCTCAATAAACCAGGAAAACTGAATGACGATGAATGGGCAATAATGAAGACTCATGCCCAACAGGGTTATGAAATACTAAAAAACTCAACAAATGATATTTTGCAATGCGGCGCAATTATCGCACACCAACACCACGAAAAGTGGGACGGTAGCGGATACCCGCAAGGGCTTAAAGGTGAACAAATAGACATTGCCGGAAGAATTACAGCACTCGCTGATGTGTTCGATGCATTGGGAAGTGTTCGTTGTTACAAGCCGGTTTGGACACTTGAAAAAATTCTAACAGAGATAAAATACCAGCGTGGCCAACAATTTGATCCCAAACTGGTTGATCTGTTTGTAGAAAATCTGGAACAATTCCTCGCAATACGCGATCAGTACCCAGACTAA
- a CDS encoding undecaprenyl-diphosphate phosphatase codes for MSIIEIIVLALIQGLTEFLPISSSAHLILPSQILGWQDQGLAFDVAVHVGSLAAVLIYFRKEVADILGAWFKSFGKQGSTDDSRLGWWIIVATIPGLVIGFLAKDLVEDFSRSAWVIAATTVIFGLLLWYADATAKQTKTIYQLNWRSALIIGFAQVVAALLPGTSRSGITMTAGMMLGLNKQSAARFSFLMSIPIIAAAGGYYTLKLATGDELIDWSAIITGAVLSFISAYTCIHFFLKVIERMGMLPFVIYRLLLGLFLVIFLMV; via the coding sequence GTGAGTATCATTGAAATTATTGTCCTGGCATTGATCCAGGGGTTAACCGAATTTCTGCCGATTTCCAGTTCAGCACATTTGATTTTGCCGTCTCAGATTTTAGGCTGGCAAGATCAGGGGCTGGCATTTGATGTTGCCGTGCATGTAGGCTCATTGGCCGCTGTACTCATTTATTTTCGCAAAGAAGTGGCCGACATATTGGGCGCCTGGTTTAAATCCTTCGGCAAACAAGGTTCGACGGATGATAGTCGCCTGGGTTGGTGGATTATCGTGGCAACGATCCCGGGTCTGGTGATTGGGTTTTTGGCTAAAGATCTGGTTGAAGACTTTTCCCGTAGCGCCTGGGTTATTGCGGCAACGACGGTCATTTTTGGCTTGCTGCTTTGGTATGCCGATGCCACTGCAAAACAAACCAAAACCATATATCAATTGAACTGGCGCAGCGCTCTGATCATTGGCTTTGCTCAGGTCGTAGCAGCTTTGCTGCCAGGCACGTCGCGTTCAGGGATCACGATGACGGCAGGGATGATGTTGGGGCTAAACAAGCAAAGTGCGGCCCGGTTCTCTTTTTTAATGTCTATTCCAATCATTGCTGCTGCGGGTGGCTATTACACCTTGAAGCTGGCCACGGGCGATGAGCTGATTGACTGGAGCGCCATCATCACCGGGGCTGTGTTGTCGTTTATCTCCGCCTACACGTGTATTCACTTCTTTTTGAAAGTGATAGAACGGATGGGGATGTTGCCATTTGTGATCTATCGTTTGCTGTTAGGTTTGTTCCTGGTGATTTTCCTGATGGTATAA
- a CDS encoding YjaG family protein, producing the protein MTKANNFQRIRELNYLQKAVLAAAILERMLPNYGLFSEATGFGDETTLRSALNVCWEKVLLPKSKISLEKQIEKIEPNVPELKDFDMFGTYAAIDVATALLGFIQGVMSKDESEFVNVAKISQATVARYIEFLLMAEDIEPDNQHVREHPLMQYEIEVLGELIDCVAQMPRIDNQSVKTLKALALSDGQTNIGLAIDA; encoded by the coding sequence ATGACGAAGGCAAATAACTTTCAGCGCATCAGAGAGCTAAATTATTTACAAAAAGCGGTACTTGCGGCTGCGATATTAGAACGTATGCTGCCAAATTACGGTTTGTTCAGTGAAGCGACTGGGTTTGGAGATGAGACGACCCTGCGCAGTGCATTGAATGTTTGCTGGGAAAAAGTGTTGCTGCCGAAAAGCAAAATCAGCTTAGAAAAACAAATTGAAAAAATTGAGCCTAATGTTCCGGAGCTAAAAGACTTTGACATGTTCGGCACCTATGCGGCAATTGACGTGGCCACGGCGTTACTTGGCTTTATCCAAGGTGTGATGAGTAAAGATGAAAGTGAGTTTGTTAATGTGGCCAAAATCTCTCAGGCAACTGTAGCCAGGTACATTGAATTCTTACTGATGGCAGAAGACATTGAGCCGGATAATCAACATGTGAGAGAGCATCCTTTGATGCAATACGAAATCGAGGTGCTTGGTGAACTCATCGATTGTGTTGCACAAATGCCGAGGATTGACAACCAGTCGGTTAAAACGCTCAAGGCACTGGCATTGAGCGACGGCCAGACAAACATTGGTCTGGCAATCGACGCCTGA
- the folB gene encoding dihydroneopterin aldolase, whose protein sequence is MDTVYISQLHVETIIGVYDFEKESKQSLFFDIAMKTDISAAARQDDITLAVDYAKVSERVIAHTEASRVELLETLVEQLAAIILQEFAIEAITIRVSKPAAVPQAQTVGLEITRNR, encoded by the coding sequence ATGGACACGGTCTATATCTCGCAATTACACGTCGAGACCATAATAGGAGTTTACGACTTTGAAAAAGAAAGTAAACAAAGCCTTTTCTTTGATATAGCGATGAAGACTGATATCTCGGCTGCTGCGCGACAGGATGACATTACGCTGGCCGTGGATTATGCCAAAGTCAGTGAGCGAGTAATTGCCCATACTGAGGCGAGTCGGGTTGAGCTACTTGAGACACTGGTTGAGCAACTGGCTGCCATTATCCTACAAGAGTTTGCTATTGAGGCTATCACTATCCGGGTTAGTAAGCCGGCAGCCGTTCCTCAGGCACAAACTGTTGGCCTGGAAATCACGCGGAACCGATAG
- the tsaD gene encoding tRNA (adenosine(37)-N6)-threonylcarbamoyltransferase complex transferase subunit TsaD: MRILGIESSCDETGIAIYDDEQGLLAHQLYSQVKVHADYGGVVPELASRDHVRKTIPLIEAAFKQAGCGPESLDGIAYTAGPGLVGALLVGTSIGRSLAFGWNIPAVAVHHMEGHLLAPMLEDDMPEFPFVALLVSGGHTMMVKVAGIGEYEVLGESVDDAAGEAFDKTAKLLGLDYPGGPMLAKLATQGVAGRFVFPRPMTDRPGLDFSFSGLKTAAANTIKSAGDDEQTKADIAHAFQTAVVDTLAIKCKRALKETGINRLIIAGGVSANTELRTKLERMMQGMKGKVYYPRTEFCTDNGAMIAYAGMQRLKAGQTAELSMKTQPRWPLDSLPPL, translated from the coding sequence TTGCGAATTCTAGGTATCGAATCCTCTTGTGATGAGACGGGGATTGCCATCTATGATGACGAGCAGGGACTTTTGGCGCATCAGTTGTACAGTCAGGTAAAAGTGCATGCGGATTATGGGGGGGTAGTACCGGAGCTGGCGTCCAGAGATCACGTTCGCAAAACCATTCCTTTAATTGAAGCCGCTTTTAAACAGGCTGGCTGCGGCCCTGAGTCGCTTGATGGCATTGCTTACACCGCCGGACCGGGTTTAGTCGGAGCTTTACTTGTTGGGACTTCTATCGGTCGCTCTTTGGCATTTGGTTGGAATATTCCCGCAGTGGCTGTTCATCACATGGAAGGGCACTTGTTAGCACCTATGCTGGAAGATGATATGCCCGAATTTCCATTTGTCGCCTTACTGGTATCTGGTGGTCACACTATGATGGTGAAAGTGGCAGGCATTGGGGAATATGAGGTACTTGGTGAGTCGGTGGATGATGCTGCCGGTGAGGCCTTTGATAAAACGGCCAAACTACTTGGATTAGATTATCCGGGTGGACCAATGCTGGCTAAGTTGGCGACGCAAGGTGTGGCTGGCCGGTTTGTATTCCCAAGGCCGATGACAGATCGTCCAGGCCTGGATTTCAGCTTTAGTGGGCTAAAAACCGCAGCGGCCAATACCATTAAGTCGGCAGGGGATGACGAGCAAACCAAAGCGGACATTGCTCATGCATTCCAGACTGCGGTGGTAGATACACTGGCGATTAAATGTAAACGTGCCCTGAAAGAGACAGGCATCAATCGCTTGATCATTGCAGGTGGTGTCAGTGCGAATACAGAGCTGCGTACTAAGCTTGAGCGCATGATGCAGGGGATGAAAGGCAAAGTGTACTATCCTCGCACGGAGTTTTGTACTGACAATGGTGCGATGATCGCCTATGCCGGCATGCAGCGTCTTAAAGCGGGTCAAACCGCTGAATTAAGCATGAAAACCCAGCCACGTTGGCCGCTGGATAGCTTACCACCTCTGTAA
- the folK gene encoding 2-amino-4-hydroxy-6-hydroxymethyldihydropteridine diphosphokinase — MAHVFISIGSNVDRDRHFRQGLTTLIQHFPDYVHSDVYESEPVGFNGKNFYNSVFATHTDMSLPDLCVLLKQIERDNGRTPQDKKFSPRTLDLDILFYDDVICDSPAQLPRDEITKNAFVLRPLAEIAPAFIHPVLGCSMAEIWQAYDNQTQKLWKVEFSLP; from the coding sequence ATGGCGCATGTGTTTATCAGTATAGGATCCAATGTCGATCGCGACCGTCATTTCCGCCAGGGGCTGACAACGCTCATTCAGCATTTTCCTGATTATGTTCATTCGGACGTTTATGAAAGTGAGCCGGTGGGGTTTAACGGTAAGAACTTTTACAACTCTGTGTTTGCTACGCATACAGATATGTCATTGCCTGATTTGTGTGTGTTGCTTAAACAGATAGAGCGCGATAATGGCAGGACACCTCAGGATAAGAAATTCAGCCCCAGAACACTGGATCTGGATATCCTGTTTTACGATGACGTGATCTGTGACTCCCCGGCTCAGCTGCCACGTGATGAGATTACAAAGAACGCCTTTGTACTCAGGCCTTTGGCTGAAATTGCCCCAGCGTTTATTCATCCCGTATTGGGCTGTAGTATGGCTGAGATCTGGCAAGCTTATGACAACCAAACCCAAAAACTATGGAAAGTGGAGTTTTCTTTACCGTGA
- a CDS encoding DUF2007 domain-containing protein — protein MSNAMFDWTCVYRTDNPLEAHIVLGLLAQARLKTHVEGEALAAALGEMPFAHNTIKIFVCAIKVPEAEEILVNYQQTNLSEDWQCSSCFEHNGSGFQYCWHCGKSYDEGK, from the coding sequence ATGAGTAATGCAATGTTTGACTGGACGTGCGTATATCGCACGGATAACCCGTTGGAAGCCCATATCGTACTTGGATTATTGGCTCAGGCGCGACTCAAAACGCACGTCGAAGGAGAGGCACTGGCAGCTGCATTGGGAGAGATGCCCTTTGCGCACAACACAATAAAAATATTTGTCTGTGCGATAAAAGTACCCGAGGCAGAAGAAATCTTGGTAAACTATCAGCAAACTAATTTATCGGAAGACTGGCAGTGCAGCAGCTGCTTTGAACACAATGGTTCGGGGTTTCAATATTGCTGGCACTGTGGAAAAAGCTATGACGAAGGCAAATAA
- the plsY gene encoding glycerol-3-phosphate 1-O-acyltransferase PlsY, producing the protein MIVSLICICAYLFGSISSAILISRLFSLPDPRFSGSNNPGATNVLRLGGKLPAALVLVFDILKGTIPVWGAYFLGIEPIWLGVVAVCACLGHIYPVFFHFNGGKAVATAFGALLPIGLSLGGMLIGTWLIVLALTRYSSLAAIVTVLAAPAYTWLIKPMYTLPVCFLTLLIIFRHRANIRRLLSGTEPKLGKKNVD; encoded by the coding sequence GTGATAGTCAGTTTAATATGTATTTGTGCTTATTTATTTGGTTCAATCTCTTCCGCGATTTTGATTTCCAGACTATTTTCGTTGCCTGATCCCCGCTTTTCCGGTTCAAATAACCCTGGCGCAACCAATGTGTTACGGCTGGGTGGAAAACTCCCTGCCGCTCTGGTCCTGGTATTTGATATTCTCAAAGGGACAATTCCGGTGTGGGGAGCCTACTTTCTGGGTATTGAACCCATCTGGCTGGGCGTTGTCGCGGTGTGTGCCTGCCTGGGCCATATTTACCCGGTATTTTTCCACTTTAACGGTGGTAAAGCGGTTGCGACAGCCTTTGGGGCACTGTTGCCAATCGGACTATCGCTTGGTGGGATGCTGATTGGCACCTGGCTGATCGTGTTGGCACTGACACGTTACTCTTCACTCGCAGCGATTGTCACCGTATTAGCCGCGCCGGCCTACACCTGGCTCATCAAACCTATGTACACATTGCCAGTGTGCTTTCTGACTTTACTGATCATATTTCGCCACAGAGCCAACATTCGTCGACTCCTGAGTGGCACCGAGCCTAAGCTCGGTAAGAAAAATGTCGACTAG
- the ubiA gene encoding 4-hydroxybenzoate octaprenyltransferase → MKLSRLRADHINEYKQLMRVEKPIGTLLLMWPTLWSLWIASGGIPQWHLLLIFALGTFMMRSAGCVINDFADRKVDGAVKRTAQRPLARGAVSEGEALSLFLLLVGASFVLVLMLNWQTILLSFGALALASVYPFMKRYTNLPQVVLGAAFSWGIPMAFMAVQETVPAIAWVLFIANLLWTVAYDTKYAMVDKDDDLVVGIKSTAILFGRWDRHVIAVLNLAFLGCMAWVATQVSLSVWFWCGFVVAGLWLTRLQWQINDRSREKCFQAFLSNNYVGLAMFVGVVVGI, encoded by the coding sequence ATGAAGCTATCGCGGCTGCGAGCAGACCACATAAACGAATATAAGCAGCTCATGCGTGTCGAAAAGCCCATTGGTACTTTACTGCTGATGTGGCCAACGCTTTGGAGTTTGTGGATAGCGTCGGGTGGTATACCGCAGTGGCATTTATTGCTCATTTTTGCACTGGGCACGTTTATGATGCGCAGTGCCGGTTGTGTGATTAATGACTTTGCAGATCGAAAGGTTGATGGTGCAGTAAAACGAACGGCACAACGGCCACTTGCCCGAGGCGCTGTCAGTGAAGGCGAAGCGCTTTCTTTGTTCTTATTGTTGGTCGGCGCCTCTTTTGTGCTGGTATTGATGCTGAACTGGCAAACTATCTTATTGTCATTTGGCGCGCTTGCACTAGCCAGTGTTTACCCCTTTATGAAGCGCTATACGAATTTGCCTCAGGTGGTTCTTGGCGCCGCGTTTAGCTGGGGAATACCTATGGCGTTTATGGCTGTGCAGGAAACGGTTCCTGCCATTGCCTGGGTGTTATTTATTGCTAACTTGCTCTGGACCGTTGCCTACGACACTAAATACGCCATGGTTGATAAGGACGATGACCTTGTCGTAGGTATTAAGTCTACCGCTATCTTATTCGGGCGTTGGGACAGACATGTCATTGCTGTCCTCAATCTCGCATTTTTAGGCTGTATGGCCTGGGTTGCAACCCAGGTTTCCCTGTCTGTGTGGTTCTGGTGTGGTTTTGTGGTCGCCGGTTTGTGGCTGACTAGGCTGCAATGGCAGATCAATGACAGAAGCAGAGAGAAGTGTTTTCAGGCATTTTTGAGCAATAACTATGTTGGGTTAGCGATGTTTGTTGGGGTAGTAGTTGGTATCTGA